In Bicyclus anynana chromosome 1, ilBicAnyn1.1, whole genome shotgun sequence, a single window of DNA contains:
- the LOC112049911 gene encoding uncharacterized protein LOC112049911 produces MEKKQYYIVKRSSPPHGDEPYICVPAAWVCDVVDGLAVVRYPRGPLHELLRRLEAGCPSDTRSDDWLTLIAQIVQTHGNYRFAVNYTKRLNSLNQTRRSVDKVNELTTSDSDSSKATLNHQCDRGNQNDTYLEAPLTCDVQEIQQTNKPQSIIVEAPNEELSDCSTPMTTSLSHLPKDEQPTTSSTRRTRCSKQIVPYYVEDSSDDDFEERVKFKKIIRNTYANDYNYRPELTNKPLKLKIFRKPNETEKNLQRTARSVNKVMLKSKSTSGDNFDKAFKELRNLLTNQTHDSSKQIVKEDDLNMHIQDNSHNNTHFDSIKRSAVNREEIKLTSCNDPPENTRESLSSNEFINVNQKQPHINVEHSQIVSEILSDVTPSIEIITMDVNKKNAGKIEKGIKKAAGKKKTADKIKIPHRKRNKSKSDKNICSNQNVEQNETSVSYTSPIDYRTYDSSWTFKYTENNGNLVELEEGTGVYVDGSILDTNKTFSKDINQYALMLLLEVFTMEALIKCSWTADPWKSNYTVWLDKKGTNTLLNAVENHAREKGWAQLNTFYEIESFKEDITKFLWRKMLSFRKKIY; encoded by the exons ATGGAGAAGAAGCAGTACTACATAGTGAAACGGTCGAGCCCCCCGCACGGAGACGAGCCGTACATCTGCGTGCCCGCGGCGTGGGTGTGCGACGTGGTGGACGGGCTGGCGGTGGTGCGCTACCCGCGCGGCCCGCTGCACGAGCTGCTGCGGCGGCTGGAGGCGGGCTGCCCCAGCGACACGCGCTCAGACGACTGGCTCACGCTGATCGCGCAGATCGTACAAACGCACG GAAACTATAGATTTGCTGTGAATTACACTAAACGTCTCAACTCATTAAATCAAACAAGAAGAAGCGTGGACaaag TTAATGAATTGACGACGTCCGATAGTGATTCGAGCAAAGCTACACTAAATCATCAGTGTGACAGAGGAAATCAAAATGATACATATTTAGAGGCGCCATTAACCTGTGACGTACAAGAAATTCAACAAACGAATAAACCACAGTCGATCATAGTTGAAGCTCCCAATGAAGAGTTATCAGATTGCTCAACGCCAATGACTACTAGTTTGTCTCATTTACCAAAAGATGAACAACCAACAACATCTAGCACTCGCAGGACTAGATGCTCCAAGCAAATTGTACCATACTATGTTGAAGACAGttctgatgatgattttgaagaACGCGTTAagtttaaaaagattattagaAATACTTACGCAAACGATTATAATTACAGACCTGAGTTAACAAATAaacctttaaaattaaaaatatttagaaaaccaAATGAAACCGAAAAAAATCTACAACGTACCGCACGCAGTGTTAATAAAGTTATGCTAAAAAGCAAATCTACTTCTGGGGATAATTTCGATAAAGCATTCAAAGAGTTAAGAAATCTATTGACCAATCAAACCCATGATTCTTCAAAGCAGATTGTCAAAGAGGACGATTTAAATATGCATATACAAGACAACTCTCATAATAATACACATTTTGACAGCATTAAAAGGAGCGCCGTTAATAGAGAAGAAATTAAACTAACGTCATGTAATGATCCACCAGAAAACACAAGAGAATCTTTATCATCAAACGAATTCATCAATGTAAATCAAAAGCAACCACATATAAATGTAGAACATTCACAAATTGTTTCTGAAATCTTATCTGATGTCACACCTTCTATAGAAATTATAACGAtggatgtaaataaaaaaaatgcaggtAAAATAGAAAAAGGGATTAAAAAAGCAGCAGGAAAGAAGAAAACTGCagataaaatcaaaataccACACAGGAAAAGAAACAAATCTAAAAGTGACAAAAATATATGTTCAAATCAGAACGTAGAACAGAATGAGACATCTGTTTCCTACACTTCACCCATAGATTATAGAACTTATGACTCAAGCTGGACGTTTAAATATACTGAAAATAATGGTAATCTCGTGGAACTCGAAGAAGGTACAGGCGTATACGTCGATGGATCTATCCTTGAcactaataaaacattttcaaagGACATCAACCAGTATGCTCTGATGTTACTGCTTGAAGTTTTTACAATGGAAGCTTTGATCAAATGTTCGTGGACTGCTGATCCTTGGAAGTCCAACTACACAGTCTGGCTAGACAAAAAGGGAACAAACACGCTTTTGAATGCTGTAGAAAATCATGCACGTGAGAAAGGTTGGGCGCAGTTAAATACGTTCTACGAAATCGAATCATTCAAAgaagatattacaaaatttctctGGAGAAAAATGCTAagttttaggaaaaaaatatattaa